A region of the Aggregicoccus sp. 17bor-14 genome:
CCAAGGGCGGCTCGGGCTTCAACGTGCTCAAGCGCAACACCACGCGCTTCGAGACCGGCATCAGCCTGCGCGACTCGCTCATCGGCTACATGCAGGGCCTGTGCAGCTGCGACGAGATCCTCGCCGGCGCGACGACCTCGAAGACGGGCGAGTACTGCGGCGTGCTCACCAACGGCCACTACGAGGTGGACACCGCCACCATCGGCGCGTGCCAGACCGCCAAGGCCTTCAAGGACGCGCTGTCCAAGAAGGTGGGCAGCTGCACCTGCGGGCAGCTGCTGCAGAAGGGCTTCGACCCCACGGGCTGCAACGCCGAGGGCGTGGCGACCGCGGCGGACGCGCAGGCCCAGTGCGACGTGCCTGCCGGCCCCTACACGGGCCGCTGCAGCTGCAAGGAGGCGCTCACCGCCGGTGAGGGCACCGAGTCCGCGTGCGGCTTCATCACGCCGCAGCTCAAGCAGTTCTGCCAGAACCCGACCTCGGTGGCCGTGGCCCCGGTGGTCGAGGACGGCCGCATCGGCCGGAGGGTGAAGTAGATGAAGCGCCTGACCTTTGCCGCGGCGGCCCTGCTGCTCGCCGCTCCCGCCTGCTACACCAAGACCCCGGACGCCGCCGCCGCCGGCGTCAGCTCGTTCCGCGTGGAGATCAAGGGCCTGTACCCCGCCTCCGCAGCCGCGGCGGCGGACGGCACGCGCGCCCCGCTGCCCGTGGAGGTCACCTGCGCGGCGCAGTACGGGAACGACCAGACCCAGGTGCCCGCGGACAAGCGCGGCACCGAGGGCTGCCGCTACGTCATCCCGCACGGCTCGGTGGACGTGGCGCTGGCCATCACCGCGCTGGACGCGGACGGCCAGCGCTTCACCGGCTTCAGCGGCCCGGTCGCCTTCCGCGTGGTGCCCGGTGACCTCACGGACGCGAACACCACCCGCTGGGCGCAGGTGACCGAGGGCCTCGCCACCGGCACCGTGCGCGTCTCGCACGTCTACGGCGAGGTGCGGATCTGGGTGGAGGACGCCCCCATCGCGGTGGACTACGTGGACGGCGGCGTGCGCCTGGACATGGACGGCGGCGTGGAGGTGGCGGGCCAGCTGCCTCCGGAGAGCAACGTCGCGCACACCTACGTGAGCGGCGTCTCGCCCGCGGTGCTCTTCGACGAGCCCAGCCTCGCGGCGGTGCAGCAGCCGGACGGCTTCGACAACAAGTCCTCTCCCTTCGTGGGGCAGTTCGTCAAGATCGGCCGCGCGCCCGAGGCCGGTGCGCCGCTCCTGCACCACTGCCTGCCGGGTGACCCCAACGACGGCCAGCCCATGACCCTGGTGGTCACCGGCACGGACCCCTCCGGCTTCTACGTGACGGACGTCACCTCCTGCCGCATCCCGGAGGTGCGCTCGGGCAGCAGCATCATGCTCGAGCCCTCGGGCTTCTTCCCGGGCACCTACGGCGCGATGTTCGTCTACAACTACAACTACCCCGAGGGCCTGGACCGCGGCGACCTGCTGTGGACGCTCTCCGGCTCGGTGGCGGAGTTCTCCGGCGCCACCCAGATGTCCTTCCCGGCCTGGACCGTGCGCGACCACGTGCGCCAGACGGAGAAGGACCCGTCCAAGTGGGAGAAGTACATCCCGGCCCCGGTGGAGCTGAACCTGCGCACCTGCGCGGTCTCCAACGTGTTCGCGCCCTTCGTCACCGACGAGCTGTGCGGCTACAGCAACGCGAACGTGAAGATCGAGAGCCTCGAGTCCGCGCTGGTGCAGCTCAAGGGCGTGAAGCTGCCCGAGGTGATGGTCAGCTGCGACAAGAACGGCGACGGCCAGGTGCCCTTCTTCTGCCAGACGAAGGACGCGAACGGGCAGTGGCTGTGGGGCGAGTGCCCCGGCGGCGCGCTCAGCGCCAACGACACCGCCGAGCGCACCTGCAACGCGGACTGCACCAGCGGCCACGGCCAGTTCGAGGGCAAGGTGTGCGCCGAGAAGACCACCTACAACAGCTTCGGCCAGTTCGTGGTGGAGATGGCGGGCCCGGGCCCGGCCGCCGCCCACCTGGACGACAGCGTGCCGGCGCGCCTGCCGAGCACCGCCGTGACGGCGGGCACCCCCGCGCGCACCACCACCTTCTGGCCCGCGGGCAGCCAGCTGCGCGTGTGGTGCAACGTGCCGGTGCACGTGGCCTTCGGCCAGAGCGCGGTGACGGCCACCGTGGACGACGCGCTGCTCGAGGCGAACACCCGCCTGGAGCACCTGGTGGACAGCAGCGGCGGCTACGTGTCCTTCCTCGCGGACGGCACCACCGCTGCCGACAGCGCGTGCTGGGTGGGCGCCAACTCCCACACCCGCATCAGCGTGCTCACCCGCGACGCGGCGCCGGAGCTCAAGCCGGACTGCGACGACAGCGGCAGCACGGCCGAGGCCGCCAACTGCCGCGCCCTGCGCGCCGCCACCTACGACATCACGGGCCACCTGAAGCAGATCCAGGCGGGCCGGCCCCGGTGGCTGGTCACCCCGCGCGACGTGGACGACATCTGCTGCTACCCGGGCAAGGGGCTCAGCTGCCCCAAGTCCATCAAGGCCTGTCCGTAGCCTTCACCCCACAACGCTGAACGTCACACCAGGCGCCCTGCCCTCGCGGGCAGGGCGCAGGAGGGCGCAGCCCGCCCCCAAAAGCGGCTGCGTCTGAGGAGAGGGAGTAACAACATGCTGCGCCGTATGGCCCTGACCGGGCTCCTGTTCGCTTCCGCGCCCGCGTGGGCCGGCGACTTCGTGGACACCCGTCTGTCCTTCGTCTTCGCCGACGACAACATCCTCAAGGGCGCGGGCGAGACCTCGCCCAACAGCCCCAGCGCGCGCTTCGGAGCGGGCCGGCAGAACACCCAGTTCTACGACAACTTCAACACCAAGTTCTCCGGCTTCGAGACGCTGTCGAACCTGGTGCTCTACAAGAAGATGCCGGCCTTCTTCACGGGGCTCACCACCGAGGCGGCCTTCACGGTGCTCGTGCTCGAGCAGCCGTCCGGCGGCATCACGCTGCGCGACAACTCCAGCTACATCCGGCTCAACTACACGCCGCCGGGCTGGGGCGAGCGGGAGGGCATCTCGCTCACCGGCTTCCCGGTGGACGCGGACCGCATGCGCCTGGGCTTCGCCTACCGCATCAGCTGGGGCGGCTCGGGCATCTTCGCGAGCCGCGCCTTCAGCAACGGCGTGCCGGGCGCGAAGCTGCAGCTCACGCGCGACCGCTGGTACGCCTTCGTGGGCGCCAAGACGGGCGTGGTGCAGAACGACATCATCCGCGAGCAGGAGACCGTGTACGGGGCGCTCGCGGGCGCGGGCGTGGACCTGACGGAGAACCTGCGCCTGGAGGCCAACGGCGGCTTCTTCCAGAAGGGGCTCATCCCGGCGCTCGCCACCCTGGGCATCGAGGCGCCGGTGAACTCCGCGGGCGTGAGCGCGCAGGCCGTGTACCACGTGGGCGTGCCCGTGGGCACCAGCGTGGACCTGCGCCTGTACCGCAACGACCCGGACGTGTATCAGCGCTTCTTCACCCCCGTGCAGTACCCGGGCGGCCTGAGCTACTCGGTGAGCGCGGAGGCCAGCTACCTCACCCAGACGCTCTCGGACCCGGACGAGTTCGGCACCACCGTGCCCCAGGGCGCGCGCGCCGCGGCGCTGCAGGCGAGCATGAAGTACGACTTCCTGCGCGTGCACCTGCTCGGCCTCGCGCGCGACATCTCGTTCATCCAGTTCGAGGTGCCCGGCTTCCCGCCCTTCACCGACTTCCCGGACGGCACGAAGCTCAAGCCGGAGATGTTCGTGGCCGGCGGCGCCGACTACCACTTCCCCTCCATCCACTTCACGCCCGGCTTCATCCTCGGCGTGCAGCAGCCGGCGAGCGCGCGCACCACGCAGGGCCTGGGCGGCAACAACCCGCCCCCGGGCCTCACTGGCGGCCGCACCGTCGTCTTCCGTGACGTGAACCAGGTCACGGTGCTGCCCGAGGGCGAGGACGCGCAGCCCATCTTCAGCGCGAAGACCACCTTCCGCTGGGACATCTCGGAGAGCGTCGCCGCGGTGGGCGAGGTCTATTACACCTACGACACCAACCGCGTGACCTTCCGCGACGACCTCACCGGCGTGGCGCAGCCCAGCTTCGTGGATCCCCACGGCGTGGGCTTCAACACCATGCTGCAGGCGCGCTTCTAACGGCGCGCGTCCCGGCCTCCGCTCGCAGCGTCAGTGGGCGGAGGTCATCCGCACCACCTCCTCGAAGGAGGTGGTGCCCTGGGCCAGCTTGCGCACCGCGCTCTCGCGCAGGGTGCGCATGCCGGCCCTCCTCGCGGCCTGCAGCAGCTCGGGCTGCGGGGCGCCGTGCGCGATGAGCTCCTTGAGCTCTCCCGCGGTGCCCACGATCTCGAAGGCGCCCGTGCGGCCGTAGAAGCCGGTGCCGCGGCAGCGCACGCAGCCACCCCCGCGCAGGAGCCGCACGCCTCCGGGGAGCAGCGGCAGCGGGGCCTGCAGCGCGGTGAGCTCGTCCGGGGTGAGCACCGTCTCCTGGGCGCAGTGCGCGCAGACGCGGCGCAGCAGGCGCTGCGCCATCACGCCGAGCAGCGCCGAGGCGAGCAGGAAGGGCGGGATCCCGAGGTCGCGCATGCGGCTCACCGCGCCGAGCGCGTCGTTGGTGTGCAGCGTGCTGAGCACCAGGTGGCCGGTGAGGGCCGCCTGGATGGCGTTCTCGGCGGTCTCCGCGTCGCGGATCTCACCGACCATGATCACGTCCGGGTCCTGGCGCAGGATGTGGCGCAGCGCGCCCGCGAAGTCGAGCCCCACCTTGGGCTGCACCTGCACCTGGTTGAACGCGTCCCACACCATCTCGATGGGATCCTCGATGGTGGTGACGTTCACGTCCGTGCCCGCGAGCGCCTTGAGCGCCGAGTACAGCGTGGTGGTCTTCCCGCTGCCCGTGGGACCGGTCACCAGCACCAGCCCGTGCGGCTGATCGATCCACGACTCGAACAGCCCCTTCTCGTCCGGCTCGAAGCCCAGCTCCGCGATGTCCTGCACCAGTGTCTCGGGGTCGAAGATGCGCACCACCACCTTCTCGCCGAAGGCGGTGGGCAGCGTGCTCACGCGCAGCTCGATCTCGCGCCCCTCGCGCTCCGTCTTGATGCGCCCGTCCTGCGGCTTGCGCCGCTCGGAGATGTCCATGCGCGCGAGCATCTTCACGCGGCTGACCACCGGCGCGTGCACGCCCTGCGGCAGCGTGTACGCGGGGTGCAGCACGCCGTCGATGCGCAGGCGCACCAGGCTCGCCTCGCGCTTGGGCTCGATGTGGATGTCGGACGCGCGGTTGTCGTAGGCGTAGCGCAGCAGGTAGTCCACCGCCTGCACGATGGGGCGGTCGCTCGCCTCGAGCTCCTGGTTGCCGCTGAGCGACACCAGCTGCTCGAAGTTCGCGATCTGCGGCGCCACACCGAAGTCCGTGGCCGCCTGCGCCAAGGTGCGCTTGAAGCCGTAGATCTCCGCGATGAGCTTGAGGATGTCCCCCTTCGCCGAGAGCACCGGGGTGATGGGCACGCCCGCCAGCTGCTGCAGGTTCGCGAAGAGCTCCCCGTCGAAGGGGTTGGCCACCGCCACCACCAGCCGGCCTCCCTCCCCGCGCTCGAGCGGGAGCAGCACGTGCTTCTGCGCGAAGGGGCGCGACACCGTGCGTGTCGACAGCTGCATGTCCACCTTGAGCGGGTCGATCTTCCGGTAGGCGATCCCTGCGGCCCGCGCCGCCGCCTCCGTCACCCGGTCCTCGTCCAGCACGCCGCGCCCGTCGGGCAGCGCCACCTGGAACGCCGCGACGATCTCCACCGGGCTGACCTCGTAGCGCGCCGCCTCCTTGCCCGTGGCCCCCTTCGCCTTCAGCACCCGCGCGCGCGCCGCCGTCTCCCGCGAGAGCACGTCCTGCGCCTGCGCGGGCTGCAGCAGCCCCTGCCCCACCAGCGCCTCGAGCACGAACAGCGTGGAGAAGTCACCCCGCGAGCGCGCGAGGGGCGCAGGGGTGGGCTGGGGCTGGGCCAAGGCAGAGACCTCCGGAAGGGCGGGCAGGGGCGCAGTATGCGCCAGGAGCGCGGCGGCGCCCCTTTCCTTGCGCCCCTGTGAACCCGGGGCTCCGGGGCGGCAATCCCTGCCCCTGGAGCGCGGGCGGCCTCAGGGCTGCTGCAGGGCCTGCACTGCCGCTTCCACCAGTGCCTCGGGCGTGGGGCGCTCGGCCACGGCGGCCGCCGGCAGCTCCAGGCGCGCGAGCGCCGCCGCCGTGGTGGGGCCGATCGCCACGCGGCGCATCCCCGCCATCCGCGCCCGGCCCGCCGCCTCCGCGAAGGCCTCCGCGGTGCGCGGGCTCGCGAACAACCCCACCTCGGGCGGGGTGGCGTCCAGCTGCGCGAGCGACTCGGGGGCGAGCCCCGCTGCCTCGGCGCGGTACGCCGTCACCCGCGCCACGCGCACGCCGTGCTCGAGCAGGGCCTCCTCCAGCTCGCGCCGGCCGTGCTCGGCCGCGGGCAGGAGCACCTCGTCGCCGGCCTCCAGCCGATCCTTGAGGCACTCGAACAGCGCCTCGCCGGTGCCCGCCTCGGGCTGCGCCGCCACGTTCCAGCCGTGGCCCTCCACCGCGCGCGCGGTCGCCGGGCCCACCGCCGCGAGGCTCACCCGCGCGATGCGCTCCAGGGTGCCCGCCTCGCGCAGCGCCTCCGCGAAGGCGTCCACCGCGGAGGGGCTCGCGAACACCACCCAGCGGTAGCGGTGCACGCCGTCCGCCGCGGCCGCGAGCGGGCGCGGATCGTCCGGGGGCTTGAGCTCGAGCAGGGGCAGCGAGATCACCTCGGCGCCCTCGTCCTCGAGCAGGAAGCAGAGCGCCTCCACGCGCTCCTTGGGGCGCGTCACCAGGACGCGGATGCCTTCGAGTCGCCTCTGCACGGGGCGCACTCTAGGTCCGCGAGGGCGCGTGCGCGCGGCCAAAATCGCGCAGGATCTCCCCCGCGCCGCGGCCGAGCAGCTCCTCCGCCAGCGCCTCGCCCAGGGCGGCCGCCTCGGACGCGGGGCCCCGGCGCTCGCCGCGCACCACGCGGCTGCCGTCCGGCCGGCCCACCAGGCCGCGCAGGTGCACCTCACCGGCCTCCACCGTGGCGTAGCCCGCGAGCGGCACCGTGCAGCCGCCCTCGAGCCGCGCGAGCAGCGCGCGCTCGGCGCTCACGGCCGTGCGGGTGACGGGGTCCTCCAGGGGCGCGAGCAGCGCGCGCACCCGCGCGTCCGCCTCGCGGCACTCGATGGCCAGCACCCCCTGCCCCACCGCGGGCAGGCTGCGCTCGGCGGAGAGCACCTCGGTGATCTCCGCCTCGAGGCCCAGGCGCTTGAGCCCCGCGTGCGCGAGCACCGCGCCGGCGAGCCCCAGCTCCCGCGTGCGCGCGAGCCGCGTCTGCACGTTGCCGCGCAGGGAGACGATCTCCAGGTCCGGCCGCCACGAGCGCAAGAGGCAGCTGCGGCGCAGGGAGCTGGTCCCCACGCGCGCCCCGTGCGGCAGCGCCTCGAGCCGCAGGCCCGCCGGGCTGCAGAAGGCATCGCGCGGGTCCTCGCGCCGGGGCACTGCGGCGAGCATCAGCCCCGCGGGCAGCACCGAGGTCATGTCCTTGAGGCTGTGCACCGCGAGGTCCGCGCGATTCTCGATCAGCGCCTGCTCGATCTCCTTCACGAACAGCCCCTTGCCGCCCACGGCGGACAGGGGCGCGGAGAGGAAGCGGTCTCCCTCGGTGCTCATCTCCACCAGGCTCACGTCCAGCCCCGGGTGGGCCGCCTGCAGCAGCGCGCCCACGTGGCGGGCCTGCCACAGGGCCAGCGGGCTCTTGCGGGTGGCGATTCTCACGGCGTTCATCCCTTGGCACTCCTCGCGTCGCTGTTGGCGGCCTCCGCCCTGCCCTCTTCCCTCGCCTCGGCGCGCACCGCCTCCTGCGCCTCCGCCAGCCCGAACAGCTCCGCGGCGGCCCCGGCGAGCCGGTGCCCATCCGGGTGGCTGTCCGGGTCCAGGTGCACGGCGCGCAGCTTCGCGGTGGGGCCGTGCAAGAGCTTGTTCACGATGGCGCGGCCCATGGCCTCGATGCTCTTGCGCTGGCGCTCGGTGAGCCCGTCGCCCATCGCGGCCAGCGTGCGCTCCACCTCGGCGCGCGCGATCTCCTCGGCGCTCTTGCGCAGGCGCGCGAGCACCGGCAGCCCCTCGCGAAGGCTGCGCTCCTTCACGAAGCGCGCGACCTCCTGGGCCACGAGCACGCTCGCCTTCTCCGCCTCGCCCGCGCGCGCCGCCGCGTTGTCCGCGACGAACTTCTGGATGTCGTCCACGTCGTAGGCCGTCACCCAGGGCAGCTCGCCCACGTCCGGCGCGATGTCGCGCGGCACCGCGAGGTCCACCATGAAGAGCGGGCGCAGCTTGCGCGCCTTGCCCACCGCGCCGACGTTCTCCTTCGTGAAGATCGGCACGGGGCTCGCGGTGGAGCAGACGACGACGTCGCTCGCGGTGAGCAGCTGCTGCAGCTCCTCGAAGGGGCGCGCCTCGCAGCCCGCGCCCACCTCGCGCGCGAGCGCCTCGGCGCGCGCGAGGGTGCGGTTGGTGATGACCAGCCGGCTCGCCCCCGCGGCCCGCAGGTGGCGCGCCGCGTGCTCGCCCATCTCGCCCGCGCCCACCACCAGCACCGTCTTGCCGTGCAGCCCGTCGAACACCTTGCT
Encoded here:
- a CDS encoding GspE/PulE family protein, whose translation is MAQPQPTPAPLARSRGDFSTLFVLEALVGQGLLQPAQAQDVLSRETAARARVLKAKGATGKEAARYEVSPVEIVAAFQVALPDGRGVLDEDRVTEAAARAAGIAYRKIDPLKVDMQLSTRTVSRPFAQKHVLLPLERGEGGRLVVAVANPFDGELFANLQQLAGVPITPVLSAKGDILKLIAEIYGFKRTLAQAATDFGVAPQIANFEQLVSLSGNQELEASDRPIVQAVDYLLRYAYDNRASDIHIEPKREASLVRLRIDGVLHPAYTLPQGVHAPVVSRVKMLARMDISERRKPQDGRIKTEREGREIELRVSTLPTAFGEKVVVRIFDPETLVQDIAELGFEPDEKGLFESWIDQPHGLVLVTGPTGSGKTTTLYSALKALAGTDVNVTTIEDPIEMVWDAFNQVQVQPKVGLDFAGALRHILRQDPDVIMVGEIRDAETAENAIQAALTGHLVLSTLHTNDALGAVSRMRDLGIPPFLLASALLGVMAQRLLRRVCAHCAQETVLTPDELTALQAPLPLLPGGVRLLRGGGCVRCRGTGFYGRTGAFEIVGTAGELKELIAHGAPQPELLQAARRAGMRTLRESAVRKLAQGTTSFEEVVRMTSAH
- a CDS encoding uroporphyrinogen-III synthase; the protein is MQRRLEGIRVLVTRPKERVEALCFLLEDEGAEVISLPLLELKPPDDPRPLAAAADGVHRYRWVVFASPSAVDAFAEALREAGTLERIARVSLAAVGPATARAVEGHGWNVAAQPEAGTGEALFECLKDRLEAGDEVLLPAAEHGRRELEEALLEHGVRVARVTAYRAEAAGLAPESLAQLDATPPEVGLFASPRTAEAFAEAAGRARMAGMRRVAIGPTTAAALARLELPAAAVAERPTPEALVEAAVQALQQP
- the hemC gene encoding hydroxymethylbilane synthase, which encodes MNAVRIATRKSPLALWQARHVGALLQAAHPGLDVSLVEMSTEGDRFLSAPLSAVGGKGLFVKEIEQALIENRADLAVHSLKDMTSVLPAGLMLAAVPRREDPRDAFCSPAGLRLEALPHGARVGTSSLRRSCLLRSWRPDLEIVSLRGNVQTRLARTRELGLAGAVLAHAGLKRLGLEAEITEVLSAERSLPAVGQGVLAIECREADARVRALLAPLEDPVTRTAVSAERALLARLEGGCTVPLAGYATVEAGEVHLRGLVGRPDGSRVVRGERRGPASEAAALGEALAEELLGRGAGEILRDFGRAHAPSRT
- the hemA gene encoding glutamyl-tRNA reductase — its product is MELLCIGLSHRSAPLAVRERLALPEPRQVELTQRLAQAPSEALVVSTCNRVELYVAAQDGDAAREQARAQLSLLGGPEALDHLYEHRGEAALVHLFRVASSLDSMVLGEAQILGQVKEAFERAQGAGAVRGELTRVCAAAFGCAKRVRTETAIGRSATSMASAAVALASKVFDGLHGKTVLVVGAGEMGEHAARHLRAAGASRLVITNRTLARAEALAREVGAGCEARPFEELQQLLTASDVVVCSTASPVPIFTKENVGAVGKARKLRPLFMVDLAVPRDIAPDVGELPWVTAYDVDDIQKFVADNAAARAGEAEKASVLVAQEVARFVKERSLREGLPVLARLRKSAEEIARAEVERTLAAMGDGLTERQRKSIEAMGRAIVNKLLHGPTAKLRAVHLDPDSHPDGHRLAGAAAELFGLAEAQEAVRAEAREEGRAEAANSDARSAKG